GTGATGCAATTGGGATAAATTTCATGGTGGTTTTTGAGGCAATGAAACAAGGGGACGGTTCGGCTCAAAGTATAATTTGGTATTCAATTTCCTGTGTGGTGATGGCAGCATTCACGCCTGTCATCCGACGAGCAATGGTGTGGATTATCGAACAAACCCAAGAGGGAGAAGCAGTAGATCAGTTCTACGTGATTGCCATCTTGTTGGGATCGTTTGTGGCAGCGTTTGTGACGGACATGTTCGGTTTAGGCATCGCTAACGGCTCATTCTGGCTAGGACTGATGATGCCAGACGGCCGGCCGCTAGGGTCAACCTTGGTGCAGAAAAGCGAGACAATTATAACGGAAGTATTTATGCCTTGTTCATTTGTCTTTATGGGACTCTACACCGACTTTTATGCGATGAACGAAGCTGGGTGGTCTGCTTTGCGCCCGCTATTTGGCTTGGTTATTTCTGGTTACTTGTCGAAATTCTTCTGCACTATGCTGGCTGCCAAGGTGGTAGGTGTGTCATGGAGAGATAGCCTTGCTATCAGCCTTATTTTGAGCTTGAGGGGTTACGTGGAGCTTGTTCTATACGTCCATTGGGTGGACAGAAATGTGCGTTGCTTGCTTGCTGCTTtgctttcatttatttattactaaTGTAATTAGTTTCTTTCATTCGATCTTCTCCCTTTAGTTAGTTTACTTTTCTTGTTGTTTACAAGCACAGGTAATAGGTTTACCAGGTTACTCTTTGATGATATTGGGAACGATAGTTGTAGTGGGGATTCTGACACCTTTGATCAGCATTTTGTACGACCCCTCAAAGCCTTACATGCTAAAGCAGAGGAGGACCATTCAACATACCGCTCAGGGTGACCGCCTTAGGATACTAGTGTGCATCAGGGGCAAAACCAATTTGCCATCCCTTGTTAACCTGCTTCAACTCTTTCATCCTACTGTTCAGAACCCTTTCTCCCTTCACGCTTTTTACCTTGTGGAGCTCATCGGCCCTGCCAACCCTGTGTTCGTAGAGCACCAAAACCAGGAGCTTGAAGACCTCTCCGGTAGGTTCCCTGACTTGGAAATCATCCACCATGCTCTAAAGCAGTATCAAGAAGGGAGAGAAGAATGCGTAGAGCTCCATCTTTTCTCTGCCGCTACCGTTAAACCAACCATGTATCAGGATGTGTGCAAGCTTGCTTTGATAAGCAAGGCTGTTTTCATCATTTTGCCTTTGGAGAAGAAACTGGACGGCGAGATGGAGACAACGGAACAGTGGGGTGGTGAGTCTGGCTCGATTGTCACCCAAATCTTGGACAATGCACCTTGCTCCGTTGGACTTCTGGTTGAAAAGGCGGAGCGATGGCAGCTCCCCCAGATTGCTTCCTACAACTTTATTGTGCTATTCCTAGGAGGACCAGATTCTCGAGAGGCTTTGGCCTTTTCAGATAGGCTGAGTGGGAACCCCTGTGTGTCCCTAACAGTAGTAAGGTTTCTTGCTTCAAATGCAGAAGGAGATGATGAAATGCAACGGAAGCTGGACGATGGGGTGGTGACTTCCTTCTGGGTCAAGAACGAAGCAAACGAGAGGGTGAATTACAGAGAGGTGGTGATAAGAAATGGAGCAGATACAGCTTCAGCAATAGTGGGAATGGCGGCGGAGAAATATTATCATATGTGGATCGTGGGAAGGAAACAAGGGATAAATCCCAGTCTGTTGGAGGGGTTGTCAACCTGGTCTGACCACAAAGAAGATATGGGGATTCTTGGGGATTATCTCTCCTTTTCTGAAAGTGTTAACTCCGATTCGGTGTTGGTGGTGCAGAAGCAAGTTTTGACAGGCAAAGGCCCCAACTTTTTTACTCCTCCTGGTTCTATAGTGAGTTTTATGCGGCGGGGGCGCTTGTTTTGGTGACCACACCTACATACATTTATTTCTTTGCCTTTTAGTTGCTTATTGTTAACCTCCCAACACGAGCCTTCCTCCTTGTGGAAACAAGCCTTGAAACTTCACATTCAAGTTTCATCGCCtgtgattttttatttatgttggaataaaatttattttgatatactCATGCTTTTTTAGTAGTAGTAGTTGACTCATCGTTCACTCTCCCACAACAAAGTCATAGCATGCATCAGTAATCTAATCTTGTAACACAAGAAAGAAACATGGATCGGAGGAGGTGCAGCGTTTGTTCATTTACTTCCTAAATATCTAGGTAACAAGTCAGGAGACCAACCTAGTGGCTAGATGTTGACGAGTATACGGCCATGCTCATGATTATCACATGAATTCTATTTCAAATAATAGGTAGCTAGTGGGTTTTGTTTTTATTGCAATTTTGTGGTGTTTTGGCTCCGTATTTTAATATTATCTGAAAATCAATTGAAGAGGAAGTATTCTTTTTCTCAGATAATATGTGGTAGAATCACACATCTTACATTTTTCTTCTCTGATGG
The genomic region above belongs to Gossypium hirsutum isolate 1008001.06 chromosome D05, Gossypium_hirsutum_v2.1, whole genome shotgun sequence and contains:
- the LOC107906293 gene encoding cation/H(+) antiporter 24 isoform X1, whose protein sequence is MGFKGGTKFRTSHRGTAAYQLGFKGGTKFRTSHRGTAAYQLVCFRSQISNPVGLVYRENPIMLSFNVILFALILNILLSRTIQLLLKPLRQPRLVCQLIGGVMMGPSLLARHKSFTSLVFPFTSDFVLENLGRMGLTLFLFVIGVKMDLGLLKRSGKKHLYIALASVFGPLLIVSIVAVLTRESMDEELARVSSIGEIALSLSVTTFPVHYTILEELNLLCSEVGNMALSIALISDAIGINFMVVFEAMKQGDGSAQSIIWYSISCVVMAAFTPVIRRAMVWIIEQTQEGEAVDQFYVIAILLGSFVAAFVTDMFGLGIANGSFWLGLMMPDGRPLGSTLVQKSETIITEVFMPCSFVFMGLYTDFYAMNEAGWSALRPLFGLVISGYLSKFFCTMLAAKVVGVSWRDSLAISLILSLRGYVELVLYVHWVDRNVIGLPGYSLMILGTIVVVGILTPLISILYDPSKPYMLKQRRTIQHTAQGDRLRILVCIRGKTNLPSLVNLLQLFHPTVQNPFSLHAFYLVELIGPANPVFVEHQNQELEDLSGRFPDLEIIHHALKQYQEGREECVELHLFSAATVKPTMYQDVCKLALISKAVFIILPLEKKLDGEMETTEQWGGESGSIVTQILDNAPCSVGLLVEKAERWQLPQIASYNFIVLFLGGPDSREALAFSDRLSGNPCVSLTVVRFLASNAEGDDEMQRKLDDGVVTSFWVKNEANERVNYREVVIRNGADTASAIVGMAAEKYYHMWIVGRKQGINPSLLEGLSTWSDHKEDMGILGDYLSFSESVNSDSVLVVQKQVLTGKKVSKAPKIQRLATPLTLQRKLTRIAEKKKRITKAKAEAAEYQKLLAKRLKE
- the LOC107906293 gene encoding cation/H(+) antiporter 24 isoform X2; translation: MGFKGGTKFRTSHRGTAAYQLGFKGGTKFRTSHRGTAAYQLGGVMMGPSLLARHKSFTSLVFPFTSDFVLENLGRMGLTLFLFVIGVKMDLGLLKRSGKKHLYIALASVFGPLLIVSIVAVLTRESMDEELARVSSIGEIALSLSVTTFPVHYTILEELNLLCSEVGNMALSIALISDAIGINFMVVFEAMKQGDGSAQSIIWYSISCVVMAAFTPVIRRAMVWIIEQTQEGEAVDQFYVIAILLGSFVAAFVTDMFGLGIANGSFWLGLMMPDGRPLGSTLVQKSETIITEVFMPCSFVFMGLYTDFYAMNEAGWSALRPLFGLVISGYLSKFFCTMLAAKVVGVSWRDSLAISLILSLRGYVELVLYVHWVDRNVIGLPGYSLMILGTIVVVGILTPLISILYDPSKPYMLKQRRTIQHTAQGDRLRILVCIRGKTNLPSLVNLLQLFHPTVQNPFSLHAFYLVELIGPANPVFVEHQNQELEDLSGRFPDLEIIHHALKQYQEGREECVELHLFSAATVKPTMYQDVCKLALISKAVFIILPLEKKLDGEMETTEQWGGESGSIVTQILDNAPCSVGLLVEKAERWQLPQIASYNFIVLFLGGPDSREALAFSDRLSGNPCVSLTVVRFLASNAEGDDEMQRKLDDGVVTSFWVKNEANERVNYREVVIRNGADTASAIVGMAAEKYYHMWIVGRKQGINPSLLEGLSTWSDHKEDMGILGDYLSFSESVNSDSVLVVQKQVLTGKKVSKAPKIQRLATPLTLQRKLTRIAEKKKRITKAKAEAAEYQKLLAKRLKE